In Nonomuraea sp. NBC_00507, the following are encoded in one genomic region:
- a CDS encoding mandelate racemase/muconate lactonizing enzyme family protein: MNRIAHVETFTVALPSLRDFAVAGGSVVQSGRPAVRVLVKVTADDGTTGWGEATPIPSWTYETTESIVSTIDGYLAPAAVGRPLWDLDGLCRAFDRTISKGFSIGMPLARAAVDVACHDAFARSLGVSLGELWGRRRRDTIELAWIVAGQSAAEAADSVAEGSAHGYRHLKVKIGLHAEDEDVAIVAAVRAVAPDAVLWVDANQGYTAAAALRVARRLADLDVAVFEQPLPSNDIAGLRRLRDASPVPVAVDESLRHPSDLATFVRLDAIDVAVAKVQRCGGLTLALRQCQLAEDSGLAIMGSGLTESDVGLAASLHLFAAFGVDTPVDLNGRQFITSPYATDPVITVADGVAHVPTGPGLGIGVDEQAVRALAL; the protein is encoded by the coding sequence GTGAACCGGATAGCACACGTCGAGACCTTCACCGTGGCCCTGCCGTCGCTGCGCGACTTCGCCGTCGCGGGCGGGTCCGTCGTCCAGAGCGGCCGCCCGGCCGTCAGAGTCCTGGTGAAGGTCACGGCCGACGACGGCACCACCGGGTGGGGCGAGGCCACCCCGATTCCCTCCTGGACGTACGAGACCACCGAGTCCATTGTTTCCACCATCGACGGCTACCTGGCCCCGGCGGCCGTCGGCCGCCCGCTGTGGGATCTGGACGGGCTCTGCCGCGCCTTCGACCGCACCATCAGCAAGGGCTTCTCGATCGGCATGCCGCTGGCGCGCGCGGCGGTCGACGTGGCCTGCCACGACGCCTTCGCCCGCAGCCTGGGCGTGTCCCTCGGCGAGCTGTGGGGCCGGCGCAGGCGCGACACCATCGAGCTGGCCTGGATCGTGGCCGGCCAGTCGGCGGCCGAAGCAGCCGACTCGGTGGCCGAGGGTAGCGCGCACGGCTACCGCCACCTCAAGGTCAAGATCGGCCTGCACGCCGAGGACGAGGACGTGGCCATCGTGGCCGCCGTACGCGCCGTCGCCCCCGACGCCGTGCTGTGGGTGGACGCCAACCAGGGCTACACGGCCGCCGCCGCACTCCGGGTGGCCAGGCGCCTGGCCGACCTGGACGTCGCCGTCTTCGAGCAGCCACTGCCGTCCAACGACATCGCCGGCCTGCGCCGCCTGCGTGACGCCAGCCCCGTCCCGGTGGCCGTGGACGAGAGCCTGCGCCACCCGAGCGACCTGGCGACGTTCGTCCGGCTCGACGCCATCGACGTCGCCGTCGCCAAGGTGCAGCGCTGCGGCGGGCTGACCCTGGCGCTGCGCCAGTGCCAGCTCGCCGAGGACTCCGGCCTGGCGATCATGGGCTCCGGCCTCACCGAGTCCGACGTCGGGCTGGCCGCCTCGCTCCACCTGTTCGCCGCGTTCGGCGTGGACACGCCGGTCGACCTCAACGGCCGGCAGTTCATCACCAGCCCCTACGCCACCGATCCGGTCATCACCGTCGCCGATGGCGTCGCCCACGTGCCCACCGGCCCGGGTCTGGGGATCGGCGTGGACGAGCAAGCGGTCCGCGCGCTCGCTCTTTGA
- a CDS encoding BNR-4 repeat-containing protein, producing MIKRRNFLLGGTLVALAPLLPDSPALASSGFAVQTVATGVAAKSDRRAMAGGLYDPVAGKTFISWTGENTNPYVAAYDHATGRWTQPIKVGQSPKGDSHHYPVMIQADDGRLLVFYGSHNSVQRLATSQPHTVEGDWTDGTVDAAPRSSYPMPVKASNGDIYLFFRDTPRNDDPSFPTDYRPIHYLLSTDDGRTWTHSKDLEGIPFAIGSTDRSDNCNEIYIGEIEVTPAQGNVPERFHFVWTLAGGGPDRHEHDYYHRNLYYAAFQPGDRHFYNAAGDDLGTRVDCGDASRLPLVLETELKRAKPLSRDVGYTHLVGSMAGNRPVLLFMLQDGDTTVVHAAAWQGHEWRIAEMTRDATLFDKEQISPTAFRVYANPADGTSAVSTSILENGTHWRSEARVPTPTRIQRASLIAGFRDPARVVLTGSAAGVTVPEGGMFVLGMPAT from the coding sequence ATGATCAAAAGACGGAACTTCCTGCTCGGCGGCACGTTAGTCGCCCTGGCTCCGCTCCTGCCCGACTCGCCCGCGCTCGCGAGTTCCGGCTTCGCCGTTCAGACCGTCGCCACCGGTGTGGCGGCCAAGAGCGATCGGCGCGCCATGGCCGGCGGCCTGTACGACCCCGTCGCGGGCAAGACGTTCATCTCCTGGACGGGGGAGAACACTAACCCGTACGTCGCCGCCTACGACCACGCCACCGGCAGGTGGACCCAGCCGATCAAGGTCGGGCAGTCGCCCAAGGGCGACTCGCACCACTACCCGGTGATGATCCAGGCCGACGACGGCCGGCTCCTGGTCTTCTACGGCTCGCACAACAGCGTCCAGCGGCTGGCCACCTCCCAGCCGCACACCGTCGAGGGTGACTGGACCGACGGGACCGTCGACGCCGCGCCGCGCTCGTCGTACCCCATGCCCGTCAAGGCGAGCAACGGCGACATCTACCTCTTCTTCCGGGACACCCCACGCAACGACGACCCGTCCTTCCCCACCGACTACCGGCCCATCCACTACCTCCTGTCCACCGATGACGGCCGTACCTGGACCCACTCCAAGGACCTGGAGGGCATCCCGTTCGCCATCGGCTCCACCGACCGGTCCGACAACTGCAACGAGATCTACATCGGCGAGATCGAGGTCACCCCGGCGCAGGGGAACGTGCCGGAACGGTTCCACTTCGTCTGGACGCTCGCCGGCGGCGGACCCGACCGCCACGAGCACGACTACTACCACCGCAACCTGTACTACGCGGCCTTCCAGCCGGGCGACCGGCACTTCTACAACGCCGCCGGCGACGACCTCGGCACCCGCGTGGACTGCGGCGACGCCTCCCGGCTCCCGCTCGTCCTGGAGACCGAGCTGAAGCGGGCGAAGCCGCTGTCACGAGACGTCGGTTACACCCATCTGGTTGGGTCGATGGCGGGCAACCGCCCCGTGCTGCTGTTCATGCTCCAGGACGGCGACACCACCGTCGTGCACGCGGCCGCGTGGCAGGGACACGAATGGCGCATCGCCGAGATGACCAGGGATGCGACCCTGTTCGACAAGGAGCAGATCTCCCCGACCGCGTTCCGCGTCTACGCCAACCCCGCCGACGGGACCTCGGCCGTCTCCACCTCCATCCTGGAGAACGGCACCCACTGGCGGTCCGAGGCCAGGGTCCCCACGCCCACCAGGATCCAGCGTGCCAGCCTCATCGCCGGCTTCCGCGACCCCGCGCGCGTCGTACTGACCGGCTCGGCCGCCGGCGTCACGGTCCCTGAAGGCGGCATGTTCGTCCTCGGGATGCCTGCGACGTGA
- a CDS encoding D-2-hydroxyacid dehydrogenase has translation MSTSGRRGLPTLVLLPPHDPATEGWQARLEQAVPDLVVLRPETREEAAHALAEADAAYGTLPADLLAHAGRLRWLQAPQAGPPPGFYHPALVAHPVQVTNMRGTYTDHVAVHALALVLALARGLPKYARDQAHARWAPHWDPGTVLSLGEAAALVVGVGAVGAEVGRLLAAFGIRVVGVDARRGGPVPGFAEVLPADALDRLLPEADLVILTVPHTPATEGLLNARRLALAKPGAYIVNIGRGPTVRLDDLAAALEAGHLAGAALDVFETEPLPADHPLWRRPDVLITPHVAGVGPHAGERRFAVLLENARRFVAGRELINLVDKSEWY, from the coding sequence ATGAGCACCAGTGGCCGCCGAGGCCTACCCACCCTGGTCCTGCTGCCGCCGCACGATCCGGCCACCGAGGGCTGGCAGGCCCGGCTGGAGCAGGCGGTGCCGGACCTCGTCGTGCTTCGGCCGGAGACCCGCGAGGAGGCGGCACACGCGCTGGCGGAGGCCGACGCCGCCTACGGCACGCTGCCCGCGGACCTGCTGGCGCACGCCGGGCGGTTGCGCTGGCTGCAGGCCCCACAGGCCGGGCCGCCTCCGGGGTTCTACCATCCGGCCCTGGTCGCGCACCCCGTGCAGGTCACCAACATGCGCGGCACCTACACCGACCACGTGGCCGTGCACGCGCTGGCGCTCGTGCTCGCGCTGGCCAGGGGTCTGCCCAAGTACGCCCGAGACCAGGCCCACGCGCGCTGGGCACCCCACTGGGACCCCGGCACCGTGCTCTCCTTGGGCGAGGCCGCGGCCTTGGTGGTGGGGGTGGGCGCGGTCGGGGCCGAGGTCGGCAGGCTGCTGGCGGCGTTCGGCATCAGGGTCGTGGGCGTGGACGCCCGGCGCGGCGGCCCCGTGCCGGGCTTCGCCGAGGTGCTGCCGGCCGACGCCCTCGACCGGCTGCTCCCCGAGGCCGATCTGGTCATCCTCACGGTCCCGCACACCCCCGCCACGGAGGGCCTGCTGAACGCGCGGAGGCTTGCCCTCGCCAAGCCCGGGGCGTACATCGTCAACATCGGCCGCGGGCCCACCGTCCGGCTCGACGACCTCGCCGCCGCCCTGGAAGCGGGGCACCTGGCCGGCGCGGCCCTGGACGTCTTCGAGACCGAACCGCTCCCGGCCGATCATCCCCTCTGGCGGCGTCCCGACGTGCTCATCACCCCGCACGTGGCTGGCGTGGGGCCGCATGCCGGCGAGCGGCGCTTCGCCGTCCTGCTGGAGAACGCCCGGCGTTTCGTGGCCGGGCGGGAACTGATCAATCTGGTCGACAAGTCTGAATGGTACTGA
- a CDS encoding hydroxyacid dehydrogenase has translation MLNGLYVMDPNRFDDVYGPQARAAIERHLTIASPPLTADRLTPDVLADLQVLVTGWGAPRLDAELLAAAPKLSLVLYGAGSIRPLVTPEMWARGVRVTSAATANATPVAEFALSQILYALKHGWRYVLTARATAAPAVRGPEIGAYDAVVGLVSLGATGRATARLLAHHDLVVQACDPYADPEEAERLGVRLVGLEELFATSDVVSLHAPLTPETRGLVGSGQLESMKPDATLINTARGGLVDEAALVDVLGRRTDLFAVLDVTDPEPAVAGSPLFTMPNIVVTPHVAGSLGHERRRHGEAMAEELARYVAGEPLLYEITESGLARRA, from the coding sequence ATGCTGAACGGCCTGTACGTGATGGATCCGAACCGCTTCGACGACGTCTACGGCCCGCAGGCCCGGGCCGCGATCGAGCGGCACCTGACCATCGCCTCGCCCCCGCTCACCGCCGACCGGCTCACCCCCGACGTGCTCGCCGACCTCCAGGTACTGGTGACCGGATGGGGAGCGCCCAGGCTGGACGCCGAGCTGCTCGCCGCCGCGCCCAAGCTCTCGCTGGTGTTGTACGGCGCGGGCTCCATCCGCCCGCTGGTCACCCCGGAGATGTGGGCCAGGGGAGTGCGGGTCACCTCGGCGGCCACCGCCAACGCCACCCCGGTCGCCGAGTTCGCGCTCTCGCAGATCCTGTACGCACTCAAGCACGGCTGGCGCTACGTGCTGACCGCGCGCGCCACCGCCGCCCCCGCCGTGCGCGGGCCCGAGATCGGCGCCTATGACGCGGTGGTCGGGCTGGTCTCGCTCGGCGCCACGGGCCGGGCCACGGCGCGGCTGCTCGCCCACCACGACCTCGTCGTGCAGGCCTGCGACCCGTACGCCGACCCGGAGGAGGCGGAGCGGCTCGGGGTGCGCCTCGTCGGCCTGGAGGAGCTGTTCGCCACCTCCGACGTGGTCAGCCTGCACGCGCCGCTCACCCCTGAGACGCGCGGCCTCGTCGGCTCCGGGCAGCTGGAGTCGATGAAGCCCGACGCCACCCTGATCAACACCGCGCGCGGCGGCCTCGTCGACGAGGCCGCGCTCGTGGACGTCCTGGGCCGGCGGACCGACCTGTTCGCCGTGCTCGACGTCACCGACCCGGAACCGGCCGTCGCGGGCTCGCCGCTGTTCACGATGCCCAACATCGTCGTCACCCCGCACGTGGCGGGCAGCCTGGGCCACGAGCGGCGCCGCCACGGGGAGGCGATGGCCGAGGAGCTCGCCCGTTACGTCGCGGGAGAGCCGCTGCTGTACGAGATCACCGAGTCCGGGCTGGCGAGGAGGGCATGA
- a CDS encoding carbohydrate ABC transporter permease: MTTITQAARRSHTVRGNLIALPILLVIGLVWAYPFLWTISAAFKTQAGMFTSGASLVPDQLNFDNFVRAWVNAGFSGYFFNTVLYSVVSTFIELVKAALCGYVLARYEFPGRTLLYRMIVGTLFIPVASIIVPQFVLIENLGLLNTRAGVILAMSGGAGALYVLLFVGFFSSVPADLFEAAKLDGAGFLKTFGLILPLAKPVIAVVVIFQFISSWNEFNIPLVFTLGQPDLQNLAVGMMSFQGEYATDWTGFAAGMTISFLPMLMIFLFFQNYFTRGLAGATKG; this comes from the coding sequence ATGACGACGATCACTCAGGCCGCCCGGCGCAGCCACACCGTGCGGGGCAACCTCATCGCCCTGCCGATCCTGCTGGTCATCGGGCTCGTGTGGGCCTATCCCTTCCTGTGGACGATCTCGGCCGCGTTCAAGACCCAGGCCGGGATGTTCACCAGCGGCGCGAGCCTCGTGCCGGACCAGCTCAACTTCGACAACTTCGTACGGGCCTGGGTCAACGCCGGTTTCTCCGGATACTTCTTCAACACGGTGCTCTACTCGGTCGTCTCGACCTTCATCGAGCTGGTCAAGGCGGCCTTGTGCGGCTATGTGCTGGCCAGGTACGAGTTCCCAGGGCGCACCCTGCTCTACCGGATGATCGTGGGGACCCTGTTCATCCCGGTCGCCTCGATCATCGTCCCGCAGTTCGTGCTGATCGAGAACCTCGGCCTGCTGAACACACGGGCCGGGGTCATCCTGGCCATGTCCGGCGGCGCCGGCGCCCTCTACGTCCTGCTGTTCGTGGGGTTCTTCTCCAGCGTCCCGGCCGACCTGTTCGAGGCGGCCAAGCTCGACGGGGCCGGCTTCCTCAAGACGTTCGGCCTCATCCTCCCGCTGGCCAAACCGGTCATCGCGGTGGTGGTCATCTTCCAGTTCATCAGCAGCTGGAACGAGTTCAACATCCCGCTGGTGTTCACGCTCGGCCAGCCCGACCTGCAGAATCTCGCCGTCGGGATGATGTCCTTCCAGGGTGAGTACGCCACCGACTGGACCGGGTTCGCCGCGGGAATGACGATCTCGTTCCTGCCGATGCTGATGATCTTCCTCTTCTTCCAGAACTACTTCACGCGCGGCCTGGCCGGCGCCACGAAGGGGTGA
- a CDS encoding carbohydrate ABC transporter permease, with amino-acid sequence MTTIAPAPGRERVTESDRSPAERVPERVDHSRERVRGLDTVWLLVFLAPFLLLYLSFTIWPLIATIYYSFFDWSGIGPIEPFVGTRNYSTILADPLFWVSVVNTLVFALLTTAIKLPISLVAAILLTRKWLRGKPFFRTVFFAPLIIPVAMAGLVFTYLLNPSNGALNAILRDFGLVDQGFDVFANRWSALLVLVLVSIWQIFGQYMIYWMAALQNVPDELYEAAAIDGASEWKKLTRITLPIIRPVAVIITLLGLVNAMHVFGLVVTLTAGGPGTSTYVVSYFIYQNAFGRVPFAYGYASAAALLFSVIAFVLVSAQGLAVRRAQRLRKEYGV; translated from the coding sequence ATGACAACCATCGCCCCTGCCCCCGGCAGGGAGAGGGTGACGGAGAGCGACCGGTCGCCCGCCGAGCGTGTGCCTGAACGCGTCGATCACTCCCGCGAGCGCGTCCGCGGCCTCGACACGGTCTGGCTGCTCGTCTTCCTGGCCCCCTTCCTCCTGCTCTACCTCAGCTTCACCATCTGGCCGCTGATCGCGACGATCTACTACTCCTTCTTCGACTGGTCGGGCATCGGCCCGATCGAGCCTTTCGTCGGGACCCGCAACTACAGCACGATCCTGGCCGATCCGCTGTTCTGGGTCTCAGTGGTCAACACGCTCGTCTTCGCCCTGCTGACGACCGCCATCAAGCTTCCGATCTCGCTGGTGGCGGCGATCCTGCTCACCCGAAAGTGGCTGCGCGGCAAGCCGTTCTTCCGGACCGTGTTCTTCGCGCCGCTCATCATCCCCGTCGCCATGGCAGGCCTGGTCTTCACCTACCTGCTCAACCCGTCCAACGGCGCGCTGAACGCGATCCTGCGTGACTTCGGCCTGGTCGACCAGGGGTTCGACGTGTTCGCCAACCGGTGGAGCGCGTTGCTCGTGCTCGTGCTCGTCTCGATCTGGCAGATCTTCGGCCAGTACATGATCTACTGGATGGCGGCGCTGCAGAACGTGCCGGACGAGCTCTACGAGGCGGCCGCCATCGACGGCGCGAGCGAGTGGAAGAAACTCACCCGCATCACGCTGCCGATCATCAGGCCGGTCGCCGTGATCATCACCCTGCTCGGCCTGGTGAACGCCATGCACGTCTTCGGGCTGGTCGTCACGCTCACTGCGGGCGGGCCCGGCACCAGCACCTACGTGGTGTCCTACTTCATCTACCAGAACGCCTTCGGCAGGGTTCCGTTCGCCTACGGCTACGCCTCGGCCGCGGCGCTGCTGTTCTCCGTCATCGCCTTCGTCCTGGTCTCCGCTCAGGGCCTCGCGGTCCGCCGGGCGCAGCGGCTCAGGAAGGAGTACGGCGTCTGA
- a CDS encoding ABC transporter substrate-binding protein: MNPHRRGTAAIITAAIASLLVAACGTSTNSSSSGSGGTQTTLKIWDFSAEQVQFHKDVGAQFTKEHPNITIEWRSITQADYMKTLPLAFQSNQAPDMFYWNAAGLSELLDQKWIRPLSPSGTVPADFTKRWPDGSFLEGINMQDGKTYGFPFTENLYWGSGYMFLNKQVFQQAGLDVNNPPKTWTDLKNACAQIKAKTKAECIAAPTKGEDMQRIWYGLLSSVSTSSTDFFDYKTGKFNLTEPGQLKTFAFIQELKKAGYLAPGTNDKNFSRQQFAAGQAGIYFDGTWMLSVWDSQGFSSDNYVVAPRVDPDEGQAGAGGRTYDGNKYWVSSQTKHPDAAWTFIQWMTDPNGYFVQQYYKNAFGTLSYVDNQKMVTHPVLKQIMEIGSKPGYRVQLPEPLLKCPDIAKSKAYVNALTKTPDAEWEAMNEALVSGQPLASVGAAVVKQRQTALEEGLKQEAASGLKVSMDCYTFPDWDTTKDYTSDMYKS; the protein is encoded by the coding sequence ATGAATCCTCATCGGCGTGGCACCGCCGCGATCATCACCGCAGCCATCGCGTCACTACTCGTGGCGGCGTGCGGCACATCGACCAACAGCAGCAGTAGCGGCAGCGGTGGTACGCAGACCACGCTGAAGATCTGGGACTTCTCCGCCGAACAGGTGCAATTCCACAAGGATGTTGGCGCGCAGTTCACCAAGGAACATCCCAACATCACGATCGAGTGGCGCTCGATCACCCAGGCCGACTACATGAAGACCCTGCCTCTGGCCTTCCAGAGCAACCAGGCGCCGGACATGTTCTACTGGAACGCCGCCGGGCTGTCGGAACTGCTGGACCAGAAGTGGATCCGCCCGCTCAGCCCGAGCGGGACCGTCCCCGCCGACTTCACCAAGCGCTGGCCGGACGGATCCTTCCTGGAAGGCATCAACATGCAGGACGGGAAGACGTACGGCTTCCCGTTCACGGAGAACCTCTACTGGGGCTCCGGCTACATGTTCCTCAACAAGCAGGTCTTCCAGCAGGCCGGGCTGGACGTCAACAACCCGCCCAAGACCTGGACCGACCTCAAGAACGCCTGCGCGCAGATCAAGGCCAAGACCAAGGCGGAGTGCATCGCCGCGCCCACCAAGGGCGAGGACATGCAGCGGATCTGGTACGGGCTGCTCAGCAGCGTCTCGACCTCGTCGACCGACTTCTTCGACTACAAGACGGGCAAGTTCAACCTGACCGAGCCCGGGCAGCTGAAGACCTTCGCCTTCATCCAGGAGCTCAAGAAGGCCGGGTACCTGGCGCCGGGCACCAACGACAAGAACTTCTCCCGCCAGCAGTTCGCCGCCGGGCAGGCCGGCATCTACTTCGACGGCACCTGGATGCTGAGCGTGTGGGACAGCCAGGGCTTCAGCAGCGACAACTACGTGGTGGCGCCGCGCGTCGACCCGGACGAGGGGCAGGCCGGCGCGGGCGGCCGCACGTACGACGGCAACAAGTACTGGGTCAGCTCGCAGACCAAGCATCCCGACGCCGCCTGGACGTTCATCCAATGGATGACCGACCCGAACGGCTACTTCGTCCAGCAGTACTACAAGAACGCCTTCGGCACGCTGTCCTACGTCGACAACCAGAAGATGGTCACCCATCCGGTGCTCAAGCAGATCATGGAGATCGGCTCGAAGCCGGGCTACCGGGTCCAGCTCCCCGAGCCGCTGCTCAAGTGCCCCGACATCGCCAAATCCAAGGCGTACGTCAACGCGCTGACGAAGACCCCCGACGCGGAGTGGGAGGCCATGAACGAGGCGCTGGTCAGCGGCCAGCCTCTGGCGTCCGTGGGCGCCGCCGTCGTCAAGCAGCGGCAGACCGCCTTGGAGGAAGGGCTCAAACAGGAGGCGGCCAGCGGCCTGAAGGTGTCGATGGACTGCTACACCTTCCCTGACTGGGACACCACGAAGGACTACACCTCGGACATGTACAAGAGCTAA
- a CDS encoding sugar phosphate isomerase/epimerase family protein, which produces MHLLAFTKPFGPIDAARLAEALASVGADGADLVVREGQTVSPAEPGGIAVVAAELERRGLTLDVVTTDLLDADADAERIIAACGETGVPLVRAGFYRYDPAAGYHRRLAESRAALVRLAGLAARHGVQLALQLHHGTIHPSASLALALAGDLNDVRFYADPGNQAKEGSEAWALNVDLLGDRMACMGVKNAVWRSTADGWVCEWQPFADGGVVRWPEIISGLRARGYTGALSLHVHYPAADPAAAVRRDLDHLRGLLG; this is translated from the coding sequence GTGCACCTGCTTGCCTTCACCAAGCCCTTCGGTCCCATCGATGCCGCCCGGCTGGCCGAGGCCCTGGCCTCGGTGGGCGCCGACGGGGCGGACCTCGTCGTGCGTGAGGGGCAGACGGTCAGCCCCGCCGAGCCCGGCGGCATCGCCGTCGTCGCCGCGGAGCTCGAGCGCCGCGGGCTCACCCTCGACGTCGTCACCACCGACCTGCTCGACGCCGATGCGGACGCCGAACGGATCATCGCAGCCTGCGGCGAGACCGGTGTCCCCCTCGTGCGTGCGGGCTTCTACCGCTACGACCCCGCCGCCGGATACCACCGCCGGTTGGCGGAGTCCAGGGCCGCGCTGGTCCGCCTGGCCGGCCTCGCCGCCCGGCACGGTGTACAGCTGGCGCTCCAGCTGCATCACGGTACGATCCATCCATCCGCCTCGCTCGCCCTCGCGCTCGCAGGCGACCTGAACGACGTGCGCTTCTATGCCGACCCCGGCAACCAGGCCAAGGAGGGCAGCGAGGCATGGGCACTCAATGTCGATCTGCTGGGCGATCGGATGGCCTGCATGGGAGTGAAGAACGCCGTCTGGCGATCCACTGCGGACGGCTGGGTGTGCGAGTGGCAACCGTTTGCAGACGGGGGCGTCGTCCGCTGGCCGGAGATCATCTCTGGTCTGCGCGCACGTGGCTACACCGGAGCCCTGTCACTGCACGTCCACTATCCGGCGGCCGACCCGGCGGCGGCCGTACGGCGGGATCTGGATCATCTGCGCGGGCTGCTCGGCTGA
- a CDS encoding LacI family DNA-binding transcriptional regulator yields MRNLRQGRSTRVTISDVGAAAEVSVSTVSRVLNGTAKVDPLLAARVHDAVRQLGYRPNAAAQGLARGEWGTIGVLVPDLANPYFPEVLKAVSDVARSHGRRVMVMESDEDPAIEHDLVEDLMRSCDGVLLCSPRMERSDLVGLTARDHPLVLLDRIVSGLAAPAVSADFFGGMMLICGHLAQLGHRRVAYLSGPEVSWANSERIRALEAAKAFGLSVTILPCGSTSHSGYEAAAEVPGTGATALTTYNDLVALGAVTRMRELGVRVPEDLSVVGFDDIELDHVAHTSLTTVSVPRGQLGKQAAEMLEMLMTEGHDGEPVYLSMELHVRDSTAPPVTRELAG; encoded by the coding sequence GTGCGTAATCTGCGGCAGGGCCGCTCGACCCGGGTGACGATCAGCGACGTCGGGGCGGCGGCGGAGGTGTCGGTCTCGACGGTCTCCCGCGTGCTCAATGGCACGGCCAAGGTCGACCCCTTGCTGGCGGCGCGCGTCCACGACGCGGTCAGGCAGCTGGGCTACCGGCCCAACGCCGCGGCGCAGGGGCTCGCCCGCGGAGAGTGGGGCACGATCGGCGTGCTGGTGCCCGACCTGGCCAACCCCTACTTTCCCGAGGTGCTCAAGGCCGTCTCGGACGTCGCCCGCTCCCACGGGCGCCGCGTCATGGTCATGGAGTCGGACGAGGACCCCGCGATCGAGCACGACCTGGTCGAGGACCTGATGCGCAGCTGCGACGGGGTGCTGCTCTGCTCCCCCCGCATGGAGCGCTCCGACCTGGTCGGCCTGACCGCCCGGGACCATCCGCTCGTCCTGCTCGACCGGATAGTCTCCGGCCTGGCCGCGCCCGCCGTCTCCGCCGACTTCTTCGGCGGGATGATGCTGATCTGCGGCCACCTGGCGCAGCTGGGCCACCGCCGGGTCGCCTACCTGAGCGGGCCCGAGGTGTCCTGGGCCAACTCCGAGCGGATCAGGGCGCTGGAGGCGGCCAAGGCGTTCGGCCTCTCCGTCACGATCCTGCCGTGCGGGTCCACCAGCCACTCCGGGTACGAGGCCGCCGCCGAGGTGCCCGGCACCGGCGCCACCGCGCTCACCACCTACAACGACCTGGTGGCCCTGGGGGCGGTGACCCGGATGCGCGAGCTCGGGGTGCGGGTTCCCGAGGATCTGTCGGTGGTCGGGTTCGACGACATCGAGCTGGACCACGTGGCGCACACGAGCCTGACCACGGTGTCGGTGCCCCGGGGACAGCTCGGCAAGCAGGCGGCCGAGATGCTGGAGATGCTCATGACCGAGGGGCACGACGGGGAGCCGGTGTACCTGTCGATGGAGCTGCACGTCCGCGACAGCACCGCACCCCCGGTGACCAGGGAACTGGCCGGGTAG